One stretch of Streptomyces sp. NBC_00443 DNA includes these proteins:
- a CDS encoding MFS transporter: MDPFDAGAGSILRQPRAVWATAGASVVAFMGIGLVDPILPSIAGGLHATAGQVSLLFTSYFLITAVAMLVTGFISSRIGGRKTLLLGLAFVIVFAGLAGTSGSVGELVGFRAGWGLGNALFVSTALAVIVGAAAGGSSAAILLYESALGLGMACGPLLGALLGDASWRYPFFGTAALMAVGFLCIAAFLKEQPKPARKTSLLDPIRALGHGGLASAAVSAFFYNYTFFTVLAFTPFVLNMSPYRSGAVFFAWGLLLAVFSVIVAPRLQKRLGSLKVLGGSLVLLAVDVLVLGYGDHTTAVVCTILSGAFIGVNNTVYTELALGVSDAPRPVASAGYNFVRWFAAAAAPYFAPRIEEWTGSLRIPFVVAAVTAVLGSLVVVVRRKSLAHEAEELAPAHATEDSVTVFAN; this comes from the coding sequence ATGGACCCCTTCGACGCGGGAGCGGGCAGCATCCTGCGGCAGCCGAGGGCCGTGTGGGCGACTGCCGGCGCTTCCGTCGTGGCCTTCATGGGCATCGGGCTCGTCGACCCGATCCTGCCGTCCATCGCCGGCGGCCTGCACGCCACCGCCGGCCAGGTCTCCCTGCTCTTCACCTCGTACTTCCTCATCACCGCCGTGGCGATGCTGGTCACCGGATTCATCTCCAGCCGCATCGGCGGCCGCAAGACCCTGCTGCTCGGCCTCGCGTTCGTGATCGTCTTCGCCGGGCTCGCGGGCACGTCCGGATCGGTCGGCGAGCTGGTCGGGTTCCGGGCGGGCTGGGGGCTCGGCAACGCGCTCTTCGTCTCGACGGCCCTCGCCGTCATCGTCGGCGCGGCAGCCGGCGGCAGCTCGGCGGCGATCCTGCTGTACGAGTCCGCCCTCGGCCTCGGCATGGCATGCGGGCCCCTGCTGGGCGCACTGCTCGGGGACGCCAGCTGGCGCTACCCGTTCTTCGGTACGGCCGCGCTGATGGCGGTCGGCTTCCTGTGCATCGCCGCGTTCCTGAAGGAGCAACCGAAGCCGGCCCGCAAGACCTCGCTGCTGGACCCGATCAGAGCCCTCGGCCACGGCGGCCTCGCGTCCGCGGCGGTCTCGGCGTTCTTCTACAACTACACGTTCTTCACCGTGCTGGCCTTCACACCGTTCGTGCTGAACATGAGCCCGTACCGGTCGGGCGCGGTGTTCTTCGCCTGGGGCCTGCTGCTCGCCGTGTTCTCGGTGATCGTGGCACCGCGCCTGCAGAAGCGCCTCGGCTCGCTGAAGGTGCTCGGCGGCTCACTGGTACTGCTGGCCGTGGACGTGCTCGTCCTCGGCTACGGCGACCACACCACCGCCGTCGTCTGCACGATCCTGTCCGGCGCGTTCATCGGCGTGAACAACACCGTCTACACGGAGCTGGCGCTCGGCGTCTCCGACGCCCCTCGCCCCGTGGCGAGCGCGGGCTACAACTTCGTGCGGTGGTTCGCCGCGGCGGCCGCGCCCTACTTCGCGCCGCGGATCGAGGAGTGGACCGGCAGCCTCCGTATCCCGTTCGTCGTGGCAGCCGTCACAGCCGTACTGGGCTCGCTCGTGGTCGTCGTACGCCGGAAGTCACTGGCGCACGAAGCCGAGGAGCTGGCGCCGGCGCACGCCACCGAGGACAGCGTGACCGTGTTCGCCAACTGA
- a CDS encoding suppressor of fused domain protein: MADVLPLVEARLRSALGEPDARAAVTFLGTDRMEVLRFQEGDLVRYATLGMSAHPMNDPTAMVSDPVNGPRAELVLSVRSGLADTDKVLRPLAVLAASPQVEGVIVAPGASLDVGEPLWPGAPFTSVLVAEPGGLVEDLELDEPADPVHFLPLLPMTPNEAAWKRVHGAQALQERWLANGTDLRDPARTSVPLD, encoded by the coding sequence ATGGCTGATGTTCTCCCTCTGGTCGAGGCCCGGTTGCGCTCCGCGCTGGGCGAACCGGACGCACGCGCGGCGGTCACCTTCCTCGGTACGGACCGCATGGAGGTACTCCGTTTCCAGGAGGGAGACCTCGTGCGCTACGCCACACTCGGCATGTCCGCGCATCCCATGAACGACCCCACCGCGATGGTCTCCGACCCGGTCAACGGCCCCCGCGCCGAGCTGGTGCTCTCGGTGCGCTCCGGGCTCGCCGACACCGACAAGGTGCTCCGCCCGCTCGCCGTGCTCGCCGCGTCCCCGCAGGTGGAGGGCGTGATCGTGGCTCCGGGTGCCTCGCTGGACGTCGGTGAGCCGCTGTGGCCGGGGGCCCCGTTCACCTCGGTCCTGGTCGCCGAACCGGGCGGCCTGGTCGAGGACCTGGAACTCGACGAGCCTGCCGATCCCGTGCACTTCCTGCCGCTGCTCCCCATGACCCCGAACGAGGCCGCGTGGAAGCGAGTGCACGGCGCCCAGGCCCTCCAGGAGCGCTGGCTGGCGAACGGGACGGACCTCCGGGACCCCGCCCGGACGTCCGTCCCGCTGGACTGA